In Pleomorphomonas sp. T1.2MG-36, a single window of DNA contains:
- a CDS encoding regulatory protein GemA encodes MPQPEAPVHRIGRKQLAVIHMAVAELKLDDATYRDVLARFAGVTSAKGLDQRGFNAVMAYFTALGFRSTWTQRTFGRRPGMATSKQIDLIRKLWRGWSGADDEAALGRWLDHSFHVSALRFLDKAGADKAVNGLRAMICRKSSGG; translated from the coding sequence ATGCCGCAGCCTGAAGCCCCGGTTCATCGCATCGGTCGGAAGCAGCTCGCTGTCATCCACATGGCGGTGGCAGAGCTGAAGCTCGACGACGCCACCTATCGCGACGTGCTCGCCCGCTTTGCGGGCGTCACCAGCGCCAAGGGCTTGGACCAGCGCGGTTTCAACGCCGTCATGGCCTATTTCACGGCGCTCGGTTTCCGTTCGACCTGGACGCAGCGCACCTTCGGGCGCCGGCCGGGCATGGCGACCTCGAAACAGATCGACCTCATCCGCAAGCTCTGGCGCGGCTGGTCGGGAGCAGATGACGAAGCTGCTCTCGGTCGTTGGCTCGATCACAGTTTCCACGTCTCGGCGCTTCGCTTCCTTGACAAGGCCGGCGCCGACAAGGCGGTGAACGGTCTTCGAGCCATGATCTGCCGCAAGTCGTCGGGTGGCTGA
- a CDS encoding HD-GYP domain-containing protein, which yields MDRSTLSRILRRFALVPVGFLTAPGPHVRTRPTFVTGLEPVRNAPHSDASPWSSRIVDNTRFSPPEADNVVTSSMVASNGRLGGTPRSLQERHPVSIHIVSESHALHATTATMVSELGFALSGGVDSDGQDGGALTLIAGEAFAPDFLNRVLTGPWMRQLERTILFGTRIGFRTLTALDGAGFPFIVKSLPSPERLADFIAEALPMFAARRWHSAQSTAAGMAIEDGSGKLFEHIRTGNLGAAVGEARRAFGHFEALLDSTGAAGWLSVIQRYHDGTAQHCSLVSAVAMLFARGLGFSGGDQRRLFEAAHFHDVGKVHIPLAILDKPGALDQMERATMESHAKAGHEILAGSDAIAAEIAEVARDHHEYLDGTGYPRGIGRREISDLTRIITICDIFAALIERRSYKEPKTARQAYAILQTMDGKLDPTLLRAFSNIVANCSSD from the coding sequence TTGGATAGATCCACTTTATCTAGAATTTTACGACGCTTCGCACTCGTCCCCGTAGGCTTCTTAACGGCGCCCGGCCCGCATGTTAGAACCCGTCCAACATTCGTGACAGGCCTCGAACCGGTCCGCAACGCACCCCATTCTGATGCCTCACCTTGGAGCTCCCGGATCGTGGACAACACGCGATTTTCTCCGCCAGAGGCTGACAACGTTGTCACCTCTTCCATGGTAGCCTCGAATGGACGGCTGGGCGGCACACCCCGAAGCCTCCAGGAACGCCACCCCGTTTCCATCCACATCGTCTCCGAGAGTCACGCACTCCATGCGACGACGGCAACGATGGTTTCGGAGCTGGGATTCGCACTCTCCGGGGGCGTTGACAGCGACGGGCAGGACGGTGGGGCGCTCACGCTGATCGCCGGTGAGGCTTTCGCGCCCGATTTTCTCAACCGGGTGCTGACCGGCCCATGGATGAGGCAACTGGAACGAACGATCCTGTTCGGCACCAGGATTGGCTTTCGCACGCTGACCGCGCTGGATGGCGCCGGATTTCCATTCATCGTCAAGTCGCTCCCCTCCCCGGAGCGTCTCGCCGACTTCATAGCCGAGGCACTGCCGATGTTTGCCGCTCGTCGGTGGCACTCGGCGCAAAGCACGGCCGCCGGCATGGCGATCGAGGATGGCTCGGGCAAGCTGTTCGAACATATCCGGACCGGCAATCTCGGCGCCGCCGTCGGCGAAGCAAGGCGCGCTTTCGGTCATTTCGAGGCCCTGCTGGACAGCACCGGCGCCGCCGGCTGGCTGTCGGTCATTCAACGGTACCACGACGGAACGGCCCAGCATTGCAGCCTGGTTTCGGCTGTCGCCATGCTGTTCGCACGGGGGCTTGGCTTCTCCGGGGGCGACCAGCGCCGCCTGTTCGAAGCCGCTCATTTTCACGACGTCGGAAAGGTACACATACCGCTCGCCATCCTCGACAAGCCGGGCGCGCTGGATCAAATGGAACGGGCGACCATGGAGAGCCATGCCAAAGCCGGCCACGAGATCCTTGCCGGCAGCGACGCAATCGCCGCCGAGATCGCGGAGGTCGCGCGAGATCACCACGAGTATCTCGACGGAACGGGCTATCCCCGGGGCATCGGCCGCCGCGAGATCTCCGACCTCACGCGGATCATCACCATTTGCGACATCTTCGCCGCCCTGATCGAGCGACGAAGCTACAAGGAACCGAAGACGGCAAGACAGGCTTACGCAATCCTCCAGACGATGGACGGCAAGCTGGACCCGACGCTTCTAAGGGCTTTTTCGAATATTGTTGCCAATTGCTCGTCCGACTGA
- a CDS encoding DUF47 domain-containing protein encodes MLEWFRKLLPHEEQFFDLFAQHSETVVSAAHSLNALLSGDDRDARIAEIVALEDKADGITREVLLAVRRSFITPFDRNDIKDLIQSMDDTIDTMHRVVKTILLFEQHAFDPGMRDMGLDIVQASKLVSEAIPLLKNVGSNAPRLTALSEEVTRVEGHSDFLHDNGLKDLYRRHGTGNAMGYIIGSKIYGELEKVLDRFEDVAKEISGIVIENV; translated from the coding sequence ATGCTCGAGTGGTTCCGCAAGCTCCTCCCGCACGAAGAGCAATTCTTCGATCTGTTCGCCCAGCACTCCGAAACCGTCGTCAGCGCCGCCCACTCGCTCAACGCCCTTCTGTCCGGCGATGATCGCGATGCCCGCATCGCCGAGATCGTCGCCCTGGAAGACAAGGCCGACGGCATTACCCGTGAAGTGCTTCTGGCTGTCCGGCGGAGCTTCATCACGCCGTTCGACCGCAACGACATCAAGGATCTCATACAGTCGATGGACGACACCATCGACACCATGCATCGCGTGGTAAAGACGATCCTGCTGTTCGAGCAGCACGCCTTCGATCCAGGCATGCGCGACATGGGCCTCGACATCGTGCAAGCGTCCAAGCTGGTCTCCGAGGCCATCCCGCTCCTGAAGAACGTCGGCTCCAATGCCCCGCGTCTGACGGCATTGTCGGAAGAGGTGACGAGGGTCGAAGGCCATTCCGACTTTCTGCATGACAACGGCCTCAAGGACCTCTACCGCCGCCACGGCACCGGTAACGCCATGGGCTACATCATCGGCAGCAAGATCTATGGCGAGCTCGAGAAGGTGCTCGACCGCTTCGAGGATGTTGCCAAGGAAATCAGCGGCATCGTGATCGAGAACGTCTGA
- the lexA gene encoding transcriptional repressor LexA — translation MLTRKQLELLMFIHERLKESGVPPSFDEMKDALDLKSKSGIHRLITALEERGFIRRLPNRARALEVIKLPETMQPGIGRARKGFAPAVIEGDGGRKAPPASAASPALDSRDTVPVPVMGRIAAGVPIAAIQNQSHILHVPIDLVTGGEHYALEVRGDSMIEAGILDGDTVVIKKSDTADSGDIIVALVDDEEATLKRLRRKGASVALEAANPAYETRIFGPDRVRIQGRLVALMRRY, via the coding sequence ATGCTCACGCGCAAACAGCTCGAACTCCTGATGTTCATTCATGAGCGTCTGAAAGAGTCGGGCGTGCCGCCATCCTTCGACGAGATGAAGGACGCGCTGGATCTCAAGTCGAAATCCGGCATCCACCGTCTCATCACGGCCCTCGAAGAGCGCGGCTTCATCCGCCGCCTGCCAAACCGAGCGCGGGCACTCGAAGTCATCAAGCTGCCCGAAACCATGCAGCCGGGGATCGGCCGCGCCCGCAAGGGCTTTGCGCCGGCGGTGATCGAAGGCGACGGCGGCCGCAAGGCTCCGCCGGCCAGCGCCGCCTCGCCCGCGCTCGACAGTCGCGACACCGTGCCCGTGCCGGTCATGGGGCGCATCGCCGCCGGTGTGCCGATCGCCGCCATACAGAACCAGTCGCATATCCTGCATGTACCGATCGATCTTGTGACCGGCGGCGAGCACTACGCCCTTGAGGTTCGTGGCGACTCGATGATCGAGGCCGGCATCCTCGATGGCGATACCGTCGTCATCAAGAAGTCCGACACAGCGGACTCCGGCGACATTATTGTGGCGCTGGTGGACGATGAAGAAGCCACGCTGAAGCGGCTGAGGCGCAAGGGCGCCTCCGTGGCCCTTGAAGCCGCCAATCCAGCCTATGAGACGCGCATTTTCGGACCCGATCGCGTGCGCATCCAGGGCCGTCTCGTGGCACTGATGCGTCGCTATTGA
- a CDS encoding helix-turn-helix domain-containing protein, translating to MSSQPNRKIFDTETLRAIGTRIREARGETTQEVFAAMIGVTRSALTNYEAGRRLPNDIVLRKISEVSGKSAPYILFGNTITPFEEYKRDINQLIMEKSQKRPGFIPRFQISDDEIALISLFRLVYIYDNGLDIVEYILKKAKEAIQTEVEFSGAPVFWGMGYVEQLEDVLKRRYFQEGFDPDFSYWVTFWEEKRAREEAATEGGDK from the coding sequence ATGTCAAGTCAACCAAACCGCAAAATTTTCGATACTGAAACATTGCGCGCAATCGGAACCCGCATTCGCGAGGCGAGAGGCGAGACCACCCAGGAGGTCTTCGCAGCAATGATTGGCGTCACACGTTCGGCGCTGACCAACTATGAAGCGGGACGGCGATTGCCCAATGATATTGTTCTACGCAAGATCAGTGAGGTCTCAGGCAAATCAGCGCCGTACATTTTATTCGGAAACACAATAACTCCATTTGAAGAATACAAAAGAGACATAAATCAACTAATAATGGAGAAATCACAAAAACGACCAGGGTTCATTCCACGATTTCAAATATCAGATGACGAGATAGCCCTTATTTCTCTTTTCCGATTGGTATATATCTATGATAATGGTCTCGATATTGTCGAATACATCCTGAAAAAGGCAAAAGAAGCAATACAAACTGAGGTTGAATTCTCGGGAGCACCCGTTTTTTGGGGAATGGGATACGTAGAACAGCTTGAGGATGTTCTAAAGAGGCGATACTTCCAGGAAGGTTTTGATCCAGACTTTTCGTATTGGGTCACTTTTTGGGAAGAGAAGCGCGCTCGGGAAGAAGCCGCCACTGAAGGCGGTGACAAATAG
- the queA gene encoding tRNA preQ1(34) S-adenosylmethionine ribosyltransferase-isomerase QueA, with amino-acid sequence MQVSAFDFDLPPERIALRPAVPRDASRLLVVKPGEPLEDRHARDLADLLRPGDALVFNDTKVIPAQLEGRRDREGGEPVRLSATLHMREAPDRWRAFVKGARKLRAGDRVVFSGSHPDASPLGAVVAEKGGDGEVTLAFDRSGPDLDLALITVGHIPLPPYIAARRAEDEHDRADYQTVYARESGAVAAPTAGLHFTPELLDRLTARGIDRHFVTLHVGAGTFLPMKVDDTEDHKMHAEIGHVSAETADALNAVRERGGRVVAVGTTSLRLLESAAGEDGQVKPFAGATDIFITPGYRFRAVDLLMTNFHLPKSTLFMLVSAFSGLETMRAAYAHAIADGYRFYSYGDTSLLHPSQESRLLK; translated from the coding sequence ATGCAAGTTTCAGCCTTCGATTTCGATCTGCCACCCGAGCGAATTGCCCTTCGCCCCGCCGTTCCGCGCGACGCATCGCGCCTTCTCGTGGTGAAGCCGGGTGAACCTCTCGAGGATCGGCATGCGCGCGATCTTGCCGATCTTCTGCGGCCGGGCGACGCGTTGGTGTTCAACGACACCAAGGTCATCCCAGCCCAGCTCGAGGGGCGTCGCGATCGCGAGGGGGGCGAGCCCGTTCGTCTGTCGGCCACGTTGCACATGCGTGAGGCTCCCGATCGCTGGCGGGCGTTCGTCAAAGGTGCGCGCAAGCTGCGTGCGGGCGACCGCGTGGTGTTCTCCGGCTCCCATCCGGACGCATCTCCTCTAGGCGCGGTCGTTGCGGAGAAGGGCGGGGACGGAGAGGTTACCCTGGCCTTCGATCGCTCCGGACCGGATCTCGACTTGGCGCTGATAACGGTCGGCCACATTCCATTACCGCCCTATATCGCCGCGCGCCGGGCCGAGGATGAGCATGATCGGGCGGACTACCAGACCGTCTATGCGCGTGAGAGCGGGGCGGTCGCCGCGCCGACGGCCGGGCTGCATTTCACCCCGGAGCTTCTAGATCGTCTCACGGCACGCGGCATCGACCGGCATTTCGTGACGCTGCATGTCGGCGCCGGCACCTTCCTTCCCATGAAGGTGGACGATACCGAGGACCACAAGATGCATGCCGAAATCGGTCACGTCTCGGCGGAGACCGCAGACGCGCTCAATGCCGTTCGCGAGCGCGGGGGCAGGGTGGTGGCCGTCGGCACGACCTCGCTGCGCCTGCTGGAGAGCGCGGCCGGCGAAGATGGACAGGTCAAACCGTTTGCCGGAGCGACCGACATCTTCATCACGCCGGGATATCGCTTTCGCGCTGTCGATCTGCTGATGACGAACTTTCATCTGCCGAAATCGACGCTGTTCATGCTGGTGTCGGCGTTCTCCGGTCTAGAGACCATGCGCGCCGCCTACGCCCACGCCATTGCCGACGGTTACCGGTTCTATTCCTACGGAGACACGTCGCTGCTGCACCCGTCGCAGGAAAGCCGGTTGCTCAAGTAG